In Candidatus Chlorohelix allophototropha, the following are encoded in one genomic region:
- a CDS encoding universal stress protein, whose translation MFTKILVPLDGSPLAEKALPCAIKLANIYKAQLILLRVAELPAFTTDTSEHELYAVKTAEEYLENIKQNICDSALDLCANSGRVTALAVYGEHDKDLIDLIAREKADLVVMTTHGRTGLARVVVGSMANRVLRNCNVPMVLIRPDSVDTSELISELMLEPSSIQDGIKHLVVTLDGTHESESVLPAAIHFAEETGAEIQLVQVINPIIPVEYGAPISSYSFDLDKDLEERRDAGLDYLNKLQLKIEGQGVKCRSVVFVGNPAFEIINYSNHCHASIIMMATHARGRWGQFMMGSVADEVVRKTHLPVMLVHTYPHVKSNKEEEAGKLVGTI comes from the coding sequence ATGTTTACTAAAATTCTGGTGCCACTGGATGGTTCACCGCTGGCAGAAAAAGCCTTACCCTGTGCTATTAAATTAGCCAACATTTATAAAGCGCAACTAATATTGTTACGTGTCGCCGAACTTCCAGCTTTTACCACCGATACCTCTGAACATGAGCTTTACGCTGTAAAAACCGCCGAAGAATACCTTGAAAATATTAAACAGAATATTTGTGACTCCGCGCTGGATTTGTGCGCTAACTCAGGGCGAGTTACAGCGCTGGCAGTTTACGGAGAGCATGATAAAGACCTTATTGATTTGATTGCGCGTGAGAAAGCCGATTTGGTGGTTATGACTACCCACGGTCGAACCGGACTGGCGCGAGTGGTAGTTGGTAGTATGGCAAACCGCGTACTGAGAAATTGCAATGTTCCGATGGTGTTAATTCGTCCTGATTCGGTGGATACTTCCGAGCTTATTAGCGAATTGATGTTAGAACCTTCCAGTATTCAAGATGGCATTAAGCATTTGGTTGTGACATTGGATGGCACGCATGAATCCGAATCGGTATTGCCCGCTGCTATTCATTTTGCGGAAGAAACGGGCGCTGAAATCCAGCTTGTGCAAGTGATTAATCCAATTATACCCGTGGAATATGGCGCGCCTATTTCGTCATATAGCTTCGATTTGGATAAAGACCTAGAAGAACGCCGCGATGCCGGGCTTGATTATCTCAACAAATTGCAACTGAAAATTGAAGGGCAGGGCGTGAAATGTCGCTCGGTTGTCTTTGTCGGTAATCCCGCTTTTGAGATCATTAACTATTCCAATCATTGCCATGCTTCGATCATAATGATGGCAACGCATGCGCGCGGCAGATGGGGTCAGTTCATGATGGGTAGCGTGGCGGATGAAGTTGTTCGGAAAACGCACCTGCCGGTTATGCTGGTGCATACCTATCCTCACG